One Meriones unguiculatus strain TT.TT164.6M chromosome 5, Bangor_MerUng_6.1, whole genome shotgun sequence DNA segment encodes these proteins:
- the Klhl42 gene encoding kelch-like protein 42 isoform X2, translating into MDVLQYCPSADLWTRVETCHVHFRKQQMLSVEDTIFLVGGCLHEPGPSRRGGPDTLTVRSYNTATRRWLCLKENTSKSGLNLTCALHNDGLYIMSRDVTLSTSLEHRVFLKYNIFEGSWEAFRRFPAFGHNLLLSSLYLPNPAET; encoded by the coding sequence ATGGACGTCCTGCAGTACTGCCCCTCCGCCGACCTCTGGACGCGCGTTGAGACCTGCCACGTGCACTTCCGCAAGCAGCAGATGCTGTCGGTGGAGGACACCATCTTCCTGGTGGGCGGCTGCCTGCACGAGCCGGGGCCCAGCCGCAGGGGCGGCCCGGACACACTCACCGTGCGCTCCTACAACACGGCCACGCGCCGCTGGCTCTGCCTCAAGGAGAACACGTCCAAGTCGGGGCTGAACCTGACGTGTGCGCTGCACAATGACGGCCTGTACATCATGAGCAGGGACGTGACCCTGTCCACCAGCCTGGAGCACCGCGTGTTCCTCAAGTACAACATCTTCGAGGGCAGCTGGGAGGCCTTCCGGCGCTTCCCCGCCTTCGGGCACAACTTGTTGCTCTCCTCCCTCTACCTGCCCAACCCGGCAGAGACCtga